In Oncorhynchus clarkii lewisi isolate Uvic-CL-2024 chromosome 16, UVic_Ocla_1.0, whole genome shotgun sequence, one genomic interval encodes:
- the LOC139368847 gene encoding large ribosomal subunit protein eL32, which translates to MAALRPLTKPKIVKKRVKKFIRHQSDRYVKITKSWRKPRGIDNRVRRRFKGQMLMPNIGYGSNKKTKHMLPSGFRKFLVHNIKELEVLMMSNKTHAAEIAHNVSSKNRKLIVERAAQLAVKITNPNARLRSEENE; encoded by the exons ATGGCAGCCCTCAGACCTCTTACCAAACCGAAGATTGTCAAGAAGAGGGTTAAGAAATTCATTCGCCATCAGTCTGACAGATATGTCAAGATCACG AAAAGCTGGCGTAAGCCCAGGGGTATTGACAACAGGGTCCGCAGGCGGTTTAAGGGTCAGATGCTGATGCCAAACATTGGTTATGGTAGCAACAAGAAGACCAAGCACATGCTACCCTCTGGCTTCAGGAAGTTCCTGGTGCACAACATCAAGGAGCTCGAGGTCCTCATGATGAGCAACAA GACCCACGCTGCTGAGATCGCCCACAACGTGTCTTCCAAGAACAGGAAGCTGATTGTGGAGAGGGCAGCCCAGCTGGCCGTCAAGATCACCAACCCCAATGCCAGACTCCGCAGCGAGGAGAACGAGTGA
- the LOC139368848 gene encoding protein SSUH2 homolog, with translation MESTPILSGYGSYGTANPGYAPIAEGSPAMFAPPVCDSHGPSAPPASMFDTVPGYEGTVAGFEGGYLPPPMPSCPAPQPQPGPAQSNWNIPSITEDTARDAFSQYASSKCCYSSAPVKDGVITNMEAYNTYRYRLETFNESRTTEWSQQPYNGQPVDAYTQSPPGPWDIPAKAPIFFQDDKQVIKVPNTSSVKNCHTCLGMGRTPCKECAGGGNKICWVCNGAGNRSSGDRCHHCQGRGRVNCSHCHGQGSRECETCKGKRQLLVFINLKVIWTNNLDDYIVEQSSGLHVVNLSKVSGQEMFRDAQYMVYPVMGFPDPNVVRAAERLVREHQARFSQTSRILQQRQTIELIPVTKVTYKWKGDSHIYFVYGNEFKVSADNYPATCCCTVM, from the exons ATGGAGAGTACCCCGATTTTAAG CGGCTATGGGTCTTATGGCACCGCCAATCCTGGATATGCACCAATAGCAGAAGGAAGTCCAG CAATGTTTGCCCCGCCTGTGTGCGACTCCCACGGCCCTAGCGCTCCTCCAGCCAGTATGTTTGACACCGTGCCAGGATATGAAGGGACGGTGGCCGGGTTTGAAG GTGGATACCTGCCCCCTCCTATGCCATCTTGCCCAGCCCCTCAGCCCCAGCCTGGTCCCGCACAATCAAACTGGAA TATCCCATCTATCACCGAAGACACTGCCCGGGATGCCTTTAGCCAGTATGCCTCCAGTAAGTGCTGTTACAGTTCAGCACCAGTTAAGGATGGCGTGATAACCAACATGGAGGCATACAATACATACAGG TATCGCCTGGAAACCTTTAATGAGTCAAGAACCACTGAATGGAGTCAGCAGCCATACAATG GTCAGCCAGTGGATGCCTATACGCAATCACCCCCTGGGCCCTGGGACATCCCTGCCAAAGCCCCCATCTTTTTTCAGGATGACAAACAGGTCATCAAAGTTCCCAACACCTCATCTGTCAAG AACTGTCATACCTGTTTGGGGATGGGAAGAACTCCCTGCAAAGAATGTGCCGGAGGTGGTAAT AAAATCTGCTGGGTGTGCAATGGAGCTGGTAACCGTAGTAGTGGTGATCGATGCCATCATTGCCAAGGGAGGGGAAGGGTCAA TTGCAGCCATTGTCATGGTCAAGGGTCAAGGGAGTGTGAGACCTGTAAAGGCAAACGACAGCTTTTGGTCTTCATCAACCTCAAGGTTATATG GACTAATAATCTTGACGACTACATTGTGGAACAGTCGAGTGGTTTGCATGTGGTCAACCTGAGCAAGGTGTCCGGGCAGGAAATGTTTAGGGACGCTCAGTACATG GTTTACCCAGTGATGGGGTTCCCAGACCCTAATGTGGTGCGTGCTGCAGAGCGTTTAGTGAGGGAGCACCAAGCCAGGTTCTCTCAGACCTCACGCATTCTACAACAG CGCCAGACCATTGAGTTGATTCCTGTCACCAAGGTGACCTACAAATGGAAGGGAGACTCACACATTTACTTTGTCTATGGAAATGAGTTCAAAGTCAGCGCTGATAACTACCCAGCTACCTGTTGCTGCACAGTAATGTAA